The Gemmatimonadaceae bacterium genome contains a region encoding:
- a CDS encoding CocE/NonD family hydrolase, whose protein sequence is MRRLRWALVLPLAIILPSPVRSQEASGPLFSFEEVMIPVRDGAHLQTVIMRPMGHSEPLPILLRRTPYGVPNGPPPAVAVSQNWIWTDGYIIVIQNLRGRFKSEGTFLLSSAVNLADKSPKNVNETTDAYDTIDWLVKNVPNNSGKVGMLGVSYDGLTSAMTLLMPHPALKAISEQASPADQWMNDDNHRYGALRESYTFEYSVMEQASKTANTHFDFGTYDSYEWYLKLGPLSNINAKYLHNSIPAWNEIAEHPNYDAYNKREAWYTQIRGSTVPNLNVAGFWDQEDPRGPWAIFHQAEKNDPDHTNFIVAGPWYHGSWHSPKNDSIGIIPLGGHATAREFRDNIEAPFFRYYLQGKGTKPGWRATTFQTGSNSWKTYDAWPPRVAKPTDLYLHADGTLSFDKPTSGATYREYISDPANPVPYRQRPISPTYPGGDWRLWEVADQRFVDGRPDVLTYTSARLEHDVTVTGALSATLFASTSGTDADFVVKLIDVYPDSAQSNAWNPDFGPAPNAYARSLNGYELPIAMEVRRGRFLQSFETPRPLVANQATEWSIPLREHDHVFLKGHRIMVQVQSSWFPIIDRNPQKFMPSIFDAKASDFVKASQRVYSSATFPSHVTLPVVP, encoded by the coding sequence ATGCGACGTCTTCGATGGGCGCTCGTCCTCCCGCTGGCGATCATCCTGCCGTCGCCGGTCCGATCGCAGGAAGCGTCCGGTCCATTGTTCAGTTTCGAAGAGGTGATGATCCCGGTGCGCGATGGTGCGCATCTCCAAACGGTGATCATGCGCCCAATGGGCCACTCCGAGCCGCTGCCGATCCTGCTCAGGCGCACGCCGTACGGCGTGCCGAACGGGCCGCCGCCCGCCGTGGCAGTCAGTCAGAACTGGATCTGGACCGACGGATACATCATCGTCATTCAGAACCTTCGCGGCCGTTTCAAGTCGGAGGGCACGTTCCTGCTCTCGTCGGCGGTCAACTTGGCGGACAAGTCGCCGAAGAACGTCAATGAGACGACCGACGCGTACGACACCATCGACTGGCTCGTGAAGAACGTGCCCAACAACAGCGGCAAGGTCGGGATGCTCGGCGTGTCGTACGACGGACTGACCTCCGCGATGACCTTGCTCATGCCGCATCCGGCGCTCAAGGCGATCAGCGAGCAGGCGTCGCCGGCCGACCAGTGGATGAACGACGACAACCATCGCTACGGCGCGCTGCGCGAGAGTTACACGTTCGAGTACTCGGTGATGGAGCAGGCGAGCAAGACCGCCAACACGCACTTCGACTTCGGCACGTACGACTCCTATGAGTGGTATCTGAAGCTCGGCCCGCTCTCGAACATCAACGCGAAGTATCTGCACAACTCCATTCCCGCGTGGAACGAGATCGCCGAGCATCCGAACTACGACGCCTACAACAAACGCGAGGCGTGGTATACGCAGATCAGAGGCTCGACGGTCCCGAACCTGAACGTCGCCGGCTTCTGGGATCAGGAGGATCCGAGGGGCCCGTGGGCGATCTTCCACCAAGCGGAGAAGAACGACCCCGATCACACCAACTTCATCGTGGCAGGACCCTGGTACCACGGCTCGTGGCACTCCCCGAAGAACGACAGCATCGGCATCATTCCGCTCGGTGGCCACGCGACGGCGCGCGAGTTCCGCGACAACATCGAAGCGCCGTTCTTCCGCTATTACCTCCAGGGAAAGGGTACGAAGCCCGGCTGGCGCGCGACGACGTTTCAAACGGGCTCGAATTCATGGAAGACGTACGATGCGTGGCCGCCGCGCGTCGCGAAGCCCACGGACCTGTATCTCCACGCCGACGGCACGCTCTCATTCGACAAGCCGACGAGTGGAGCGACGTACCGCGAATACATCTCCGATCCGGCGAATCCGGTGCCCTACCGCCAGCGCCCAATCTCACCGACGTATCCGGGCGGCGACTGGCGTCTCTGGGAGGTGGCCGACCAGCGCTTTGTCGACGGACGACCGGACGTCCTCACCTACACGAGCGCGCGGCTCGAACACGACGTTACCGTCACGGGCGCGCTTTCCGCGACGCTGTTCGCGTCGACGTCGGGCACGGACGCCGACTTCGTCGTGAAACTGATCGACGTCTACCCGGACAGCGCGCAGAGCAACGCGTGGAACCCTGATTTCGGTCCCGCACCGAACGCGTATGCGCGTTCGCTCAACGGCTACGAGCTGCCGATCGCGATGGAAGTTCGGCGTGGGCGCTTCCTGCAAAGCTTCGAGACGCCGCGCCCGCTCGTCGCGAACCAGGCGACCGAGTGGTCGATCCCGCTCCGCGAGCACGACCACGTGTTCCTCAAAGGACATCGCATCATGGTGCAGGTGCAGTCGTCGTGGTTCCCGATCATCGATCGCAACCCGCAGAAGTTCATGCCGAGCATTTTCGACGCGAAGGCGAGCGATTTTGTGAAAGCGTCGCAACGCGTCTACAGCTCGGCCACGTTCCCCTCGCACGTCACGCTGCCAGTCGTTCCCTGA
- a CDS encoding MFS transporter, with protein sequence MATQSVAIDATATRTKLNRQQIVGFWAAWTGWLLDGMDSVIYALVLAPALTELLPRSGIEATPAKIGFVGSILFAMFLAGWGLSFIWGPIADRFGRTRSLAATIAVYALFTGAAAFAQNVWQLGVFRLLAGIGVGGEWAMAGTYVAEAWPEDRRKMGAGYLQTGYYFGFFFAAALNYTVGARFGWRAMFLCGFIPVVVSVLTLRRVKEPERWRRHESEAKRTHPLAEIFNAKYRKRTLVNSALLTVAIIGLWAGAVYEPAAITTLAKKAGIVGAAAAKRVSVGTGVLSIGTILGCICLPVFAERWGRKTTVALYFAGMMLTIPLAFGWAFYLDNGLSPFIVILFFMGFAGGSFAAFSLWLPEQYDTRVRATAFAFSTSVGRFVGAGVNFLIASMVLRMGTLGTPVALTAIAFGLGILIIPLAIETTGQALPE encoded by the coding sequence ATGGCTACCCAAAGCGTCGCGATCGACGCAACCGCGACCAGAACGAAACTGAACCGCCAGCAGATCGTCGGCTTTTGGGCCGCGTGGACTGGATGGCTGCTCGACGGCATGGATTCGGTGATCTACGCGCTCGTGCTCGCGCCGGCGCTCACCGAGTTGCTTCCGCGTTCGGGGATCGAGGCGACGCCCGCGAAGATCGGATTCGTCGGATCGATTCTGTTCGCGATGTTTCTCGCCGGTTGGGGACTGTCGTTCATCTGGGGACCGATCGCCGACCGTTTTGGTCGTACTCGATCGCTGGCCGCGACGATCGCGGTCTATGCGCTCTTCACGGGCGCCGCCGCGTTCGCGCAGAACGTGTGGCAGCTGGGCGTGTTTCGTCTGCTCGCCGGGATCGGCGTGGGCGGCGAATGGGCGATGGCGGGAACGTACGTCGCCGAGGCCTGGCCGGAGGACCGTCGAAAGATGGGCGCGGGCTACCTGCAGACGGGCTACTACTTCGGCTTCTTCTTCGCCGCGGCGCTCAACTATACGGTCGGCGCGCGCTTCGGTTGGCGCGCGATGTTCCTGTGCGGATTCATCCCGGTCGTCGTCTCCGTGCTCACGTTGCGCCGCGTGAAAGAGCCCGAACGTTGGAGGCGGCACGAGTCCGAAGCGAAACGCACGCATCCACTCGCCGAGATCTTTAACGCGAAGTATCGGAAGCGCACGCTCGTGAACTCGGCGCTGCTCACGGTCGCGATCATCGGCCTGTGGGCGGGAGCGGTCTACGAGCCGGCGGCGATCACGACGCTCGCGAAGAAGGCGGGCATCGTCGGAGCGGCCGCGGCGAAACGCGTCTCAGTCGGCACCGGCGTTCTGTCGATCGGCACGATCCTCGGCTGCATCTGCCTGCCCGTCTTCGCCGAACGGTGGGGCCGCAAGACGACGGTCGCGCTGTACTTCGCGGGCATGATGCTGACCATTCCGCTCGCCTTCGGCTGGGCGTTTTATCTGGACAACGGGCTTTCACCGTTCATCGTCATCCTGTTCTTCATGGGATTCGCGGGGGGGAGCTTCGCCGCGTTCAGCCTGTGGCTGCCGGAGCAGTACGACACGCGCGTACGCGCGACCGCGTTCGCATTCTCAACGAGCGTCGGCCGGTTCGTCGGCGCGGGCGTGAACTTCCTGATCGCGTCGATGGTGCTGCGCATGGGCACACTTGGCACGCCGGTCGCGCTCACGGCCATCGCGTTCGGGCTCGGGATCCTGATCATTCCGCTGGCCATCGAGACGACGGGACAGGCTCTGCCGGAGTAG
- a CDS encoding TVP38/TMEM64 family protein has protein sequence MTSADLRRVSALPPRRQRATWRDWVRLAIPVVLLAGLVVAGWQLGYFDLTEHDALHEAATRASGIPWLAPMFVAVYAGLAALAAPVSPLAYGAGAVFGVVEGSILVWTASMIGSAAGYTLARTVWSESARRLLGRHEARLRKLRDGNTFLTVLRIQLLPVVPFGLLTYAAGTARLNFVPYWLGSGVGIIPSTIAAVYVGDRLRAGVRGGGGHPFLVAGLVMAGVLILSFLPTLIAKRNERSD, from the coding sequence ATGACTTCGGCAGACCTTCGCCGTGTGTCGGCGTTGCCGCCCCGCAGACAACGAGCGACTTGGCGAGACTGGGTTCGGCTCGCGATCCCCGTCGTGCTGCTCGCGGGCCTCGTCGTCGCCGGATGGCAACTCGGCTATTTCGATCTCACCGAACACGACGCCCTGCATGAAGCGGCGACGCGAGCGAGCGGAATTCCATGGCTCGCGCCAATGTTCGTTGCCGTCTACGCGGGATTGGCTGCGCTGGCGGCACCGGTGTCGCCGCTCGCCTACGGCGCGGGCGCCGTCTTCGGAGTCGTCGAGGGATCGATCCTCGTGTGGACGGCGTCGATGATCGGAAGCGCGGCGGGATACACGCTCGCGCGAACCGTATGGTCGGAGTCCGCGCGCCGCTTGCTCGGGCGGCACGAAGCCAGGCTTCGGAAACTCCGGGATGGAAATACGTTTTTGACGGTGCTCCGCATTCAACTCTTGCCTGTCGTCCCGTTCGGGCTGCTCACGTACGCGGCCGGAACGGCGCGACTGAACTTCGTTCCGTATTGGCTCGGCAGCGGGGTCGGAATCATCCCGTCCACCATCGCGGCGGTGTACGTCGGGGACCGGTTGCGCGCGGGGGTACGAGGGGGCGGTGGACATCCGTTTCTGGTGGCCGGTCTGGTCATGGCCGGGGTGCTGATCCTGTCCTTCCTTCCGACGCTCATCGCGAAGCGCAACGAGCGCTCGGACTGA
- a CDS encoding protein kinase — MPADTERLSAALADRYAIEHALGQGGMATVYLARDLKHDRGVAIKVLKPELAAVLGAERFVVEIKTTAALQHPHILPLFDSGTADGFLYYVMPYVEGETIRQKLNRETQFGIDDSVRIAREVADALDYAHRHGVIHRDIKPENVLLHDGRAMVMDFGIALAVSAAAGGRMTETGLSLGTPHYMSPEQATADKDITPRSDIYSLGTVLYEMLAGEPPHVGGSAQAVIMKIIADEARPVQELRRSVPPNVAAAVARAIEKVPADRFENAKAFADALANPAFTTVMAARGNAPRAAGVSPALFWSAAAIALVSLAGAAWSWRRPTPPHAVTRVSMGFPDNQRLTDLASFFRVSLSPDGRTLVYVGAGTTLSASRLWIRHLDELTATPLAGTDGAINPSFSPDGRRLAFVSSNDMALRVVAVSGGATTVLVDSLVDRGGVSWGTDGYIYYDGHLPGDGLARVPETGGKAEAATSSDSTSERFHMNPSALPNARGVLFTIARPSGLPTYDIGVLDSRTGKYKVLVRGAIGRYAESGHLIYVTADGTMMAAPFDLEHLRITGEAFSLAQGVAVRALSRGDVSISASGTMVYAAGSTGGGLGDLAWVTRDGKITPVDSQFARYFIGPLHLSPDGRQAAVTTLDLDAQRSVWVKQLDHGPATRVMNAGSPAWSPDGKTLIATTNSKLALGPADGSSPPREIDVGHVAPATPVVSPDGKWFIYIQQGAIYARSAVPGDSATKLLVSGLHQSAPAISPDGRWLAYSSDESGREEIYVRPLPDAKASKQQVSVAGGISPHWSRTGRELYFVDESRHMVAVPVTPGPTFIAGEPKQLFDVSMGYTPTSGVPFDIAADGRFLVARVPGIGSGTRDEVILVENLFDDLKAKTKR; from the coding sequence GTGCCAGCCGACACGGAACGCCTCTCCGCGGCGCTCGCCGACCGCTATGCGATCGAGCACGCGTTGGGCCAGGGCGGGATGGCAACCGTTTACCTCGCGCGCGATCTCAAGCACGACCGCGGCGTCGCCATCAAGGTCTTGAAGCCGGAGCTCGCGGCGGTGCTCGGCGCCGAACGCTTTGTCGTCGAGATCAAGACGACGGCGGCGCTTCAGCATCCACACATCCTCCCGCTCTTCGACTCCGGAACGGCCGACGGATTCCTGTACTATGTCATGCCGTACGTCGAAGGCGAGACGATTCGCCAGAAGCTCAACCGCGAAACGCAGTTCGGGATCGACGACTCGGTTCGAATCGCGCGCGAGGTCGCCGACGCCCTCGACTACGCACACCGGCATGGCGTGATCCACCGCGACATCAAGCCGGAAAACGTCTTGCTGCACGACGGCCGCGCCATGGTGATGGACTTCGGCATCGCGCTCGCCGTGAGCGCGGCGGCGGGCGGCCGAATGACCGAGACGGGGCTGTCGCTCGGCACGCCGCACTACATGAGTCCCGAGCAGGCGACCGCGGACAAGGATATCACACCGCGGTCCGACATCTACTCGCTCGGCACAGTGCTCTACGAGATGCTCGCCGGCGAGCCGCCGCACGTCGGCGGATCGGCGCAGGCCGTGATCATGAAGATCATCGCCGACGAGGCGCGGCCCGTGCAGGAATTGCGTCGGTCCGTTCCTCCGAACGTCGCGGCGGCCGTCGCCAGGGCGATCGAAAAGGTTCCGGCGGACCGATTCGAGAACGCGAAAGCGTTCGCCGATGCACTGGCCAACCCGGCGTTCACGACCGTCATGGCGGCGCGCGGAAACGCGCCGCGTGCGGCCGGCGTATCGCCCGCTTTGTTCTGGTCCGCGGCGGCGATCGCGTTGGTGTCCCTCGCCGGCGCCGCCTGGAGTTGGCGTCGCCCAACACCCCCGCACGCCGTCACACGCGTGAGCATGGGTTTTCCCGACAACCAGCGTCTCACGGACCTCGCGTCGTTCTTTCGCGTGTCGTTGTCACCCGATGGACGGACCTTGGTCTACGTGGGGGCCGGCACCACGCTGTCGGCTTCGAGACTCTGGATTAGACACCTCGATGAGCTGACGGCCACGCCGCTCGCGGGCACCGACGGCGCCATCAATCCCTCGTTTTCGCCGGATGGAAGGCGCCTCGCGTTCGTGAGCTCGAACGACATGGCGCTGCGCGTCGTCGCGGTGAGTGGAGGAGCGACGACCGTACTCGTCGACTCCCTGGTGGATCGCGGCGGCGTCTCGTGGGGCACGGACGGCTACATCTATTACGACGGGCACCTTCCCGGAGACGGACTGGCGCGGGTCCCCGAGACCGGCGGAAAGGCGGAGGCGGCGACGAGCAGCGACTCGACCAGCGAACGATTTCACATGAATCCGTCGGCCCTGCCGAACGCGCGTGGAGTGCTCTTCACGATCGCTCGTCCCAGCGGCCTGCCCACGTACGACATCGGCGTCCTCGATTCAAGAACTGGAAAGTACAAAGTCCTGGTGCGCGGAGCGATTGGCCGCTACGCCGAGTCCGGACACCTGATCTACGTCACGGCCGACGGGACCATGATGGCGGCGCCGTTCGACCTCGAGCATCTCCGAATCACCGGCGAAGCATTTTCGCTCGCGCAGGGCGTGGCGGTTCGCGCCCTATCCCGCGGCGACGTTTCGATCTCGGCCAGCGGCACGATGGTGTATGCGGCGGGATCGACGGGCGGAGGACTGGGCGATTTGGCGTGGGTCACCCGCGACGGGAAGATCACGCCGGTCGATTCACAGTTCGCGCGTTACTTCATCGGCCCGCTCCACCTGTCACCGGACGGACGCCAGGCCGCCGTCACGACCCTCGACCTCGATGCGCAGCGCAGCGTTTGGGTGAAGCAGCTCGATCACGGGCCCGCGACCCGAGTGATGAACGCCGGGTCGCCCGCATGGTCGCCCGATGGGAAGACGCTGATCGCCACGACCAATTCGAAGCTCGCCCTCGGCCCGGCGGACGGCAGCAGCCCTCCGCGCGAGATCGACGTGGGGCACGTGGCGCCGGCGACGCCCGTCGTTTCACCCGACGGAAAATGGTTCATCTACATCCAGCAGGGTGCCATCTATGCGCGGAGCGCGGTGCCGGGGGACTCGGCGACGAAACTTCTCGTCTCGGGTCTACATCAGAGCGCCCCGGCCATTTCCCCCGATGGCCGCTGGCTCGCGTATTCGTCCGACGAGAGCGGAAGAGAGGAGATCTACGTTCGACCGCTCCCCGACGCGAAGGCATCCAAGCAGCAAGTCTCGGTTGCCGGCGGAATCTCACCGCATTGGTCGCGCACCGGACGCGAGCTGTACTTCGTCGACGAGTCGCGTCACATGGTGGCGGTTCCCGTCACGCCCGGTCCGACGTTCATCGCCGGCGAGCCGAAACAGTTGTTCGATGTCTCGATGGGATACACGCCGACAAGCGGAGTTCCGTTCGACATCGCCGCCGACGGCCGATTTCTTGTCGCGCGCGTGCCGGGAATAGGCTCCGGAACCCGGGACGAGGTGATCCTCGTCGAAAACCTCTTCGACGATCTCAAGGCGAAGACCAAGCGTTGA
- a CDS encoding ADOP family duplicated permease, producing the protein MTNSDRDPPALGIWLLDRVIRPDARNAIVGDLVERYREDVARRSAFARSRFWWEALVAIRHFGSLSALRRARHHEDLMSSFFADLRHGARLLRRAPAFATLCAVTLALAIGPTTAIFSVVDPLLIRSLPYAHPDRLVYVWERDQTGRQLTTGFATVQDIRANATTLESLAAVSSWIPTLSDPTAPERLSGSRVTWNYFHTLGVRPMLGRDFASDEDKPTQLNAFGGAKVVLLSYGLWMRRFAADSAIVGRTIQLGGTPWTVIGVLPKSYEDVHQSGAQIYSPLGYAVGQPWACRSCRHLTAIARIRAGVSRERANVELDQVSARIVAANPKEYSAAGVFLKPMQEQVTRAVRPALYAIAGAVVLVLLIAIANVVNLQLARAVRRDAEFGVRLALGAGTGRLAQQLAAEGLVIAAAGGLLGVALGWATLPVLVAKLPRSFPRIDAIHFDPAALALVAAIVIPLAIVLGIVPARGARRRVLYSGALRGASRVRGGDHHRTRSTLVVAEMALALLLLASAGLLARSLVRLLAVDPGFDPSDLITMQIEASGPRYAANEAVIDFRQRTIDAALAVPGVIGAAVTTSVPLGGNFDMYGIIAQDRPLTNPELSPYATGYRVVGDYLKTMRIHLVAGRDFTDQDARDTSSSVAVISASLAKALWGAADRNVLGRQIFIPNARHHWSTVIGVSADVHHQSLDADDRRAFYVPESAWGWANGSGVLVVRTRSSSGALVRQVRAAVSAVDPSQPVTDVRTMDVVVASSAAQRSLALTLFGTFAALALLLSAAGIYGVLAGSVAERTREIGLRSALGATPGNLLRMVLSRGLGLAAIGVILGLVGALATTRYLRALLFGVGPMDPLMLGGAAAILLVVAAAACLVPARRAIRVDPMEALRE; encoded by the coding sequence ATGACGAACAGCGATCGCGACCCGCCTGCCCTCGGCATTTGGCTCCTCGACCGCGTCATCCGTCCAGACGCGCGGAATGCGATCGTCGGTGACCTGGTCGAGCGGTATCGCGAGGACGTCGCGCGCCGCTCGGCGTTCGCCCGATCGCGCTTCTGGTGGGAGGCACTCGTCGCCATTCGTCATTTCGGTTCTCTCTCCGCTCTTCGGCGCGCACGACACCACGAGGATCTCATGTCATCGTTCTTCGCCGACCTCCGTCATGGCGCCCGCCTGCTGCGTCGCGCACCGGCGTTCGCGACACTCTGCGCGGTCACGCTCGCGCTCGCGATCGGCCCGACGACGGCAATCTTCAGCGTCGTCGACCCGTTGCTCATACGGTCGCTTCCGTACGCCCATCCGGACCGGCTCGTCTACGTCTGGGAGCGCGACCAAACCGGGCGCCAGCTCACCACCGGCTTCGCGACGGTGCAAGACATTCGCGCCAACGCGACGACGCTCGAATCGTTGGCCGCGGTCTCGTCGTGGATCCCGACCCTCTCCGACCCGACCGCTCCCGAGCGCCTCAGTGGCTCGCGCGTCACCTGGAACTACTTCCATACGCTCGGCGTGCGTCCGATGCTCGGCCGCGACTTCGCGAGCGACGAGGACAAACCCACTCAACTGAACGCGTTCGGCGGCGCAAAGGTAGTCCTCCTTTCCTATGGATTGTGGATGCGACGCTTCGCGGCGGATTCAGCGATCGTCGGGCGCACGATTCAGCTGGGCGGAACGCCGTGGACGGTGATCGGCGTCCTCCCGAAGTCCTACGAGGACGTTCACCAATCGGGCGCGCAGATCTACTCGCCGCTGGGTTACGCCGTAGGCCAGCCGTGGGCCTGCCGCTCGTGCCGGCATCTCACAGCGATCGCGCGCATTCGCGCCGGTGTGTCCCGCGAACGCGCGAACGTCGAGCTCGATCAAGTCTCGGCGCGGATCGTCGCTGCGAACCCTAAAGAGTATTCGGCCGCCGGAGTCTTCTTGAAGCCGATGCAGGAACAGGTGACGCGAGCCGTCCGTCCGGCGCTTTACGCGATCGCCGGTGCGGTGGTGTTGGTGCTGCTCATCGCCATCGCGAACGTCGTCAACTTGCAACTCGCGCGAGCAGTGCGACGCGACGCCGAGTTCGGCGTGCGGTTGGCGCTTGGTGCGGGAACGGGTCGATTGGCGCAGCAGCTCGCGGCCGAAGGACTCGTCATCGCGGCGGCCGGCGGACTGTTGGGCGTCGCGCTTGGCTGGGCCACGCTTCCCGTCCTCGTCGCCAAGCTGCCGCGTTCGTTCCCGAGGATCGACGCGATCCATTTCGATCCGGCGGCTCTCGCGTTGGTCGCGGCGATCGTCATCCCGTTGGCGATCGTGCTCGGCATCGTGCCCGCGCGAGGCGCGCGCCGGCGCGTGCTCTACTCCGGCGCGCTGCGCGGCGCGAGCCGAGTGCGCGGCGGGGACCATCACCGCACGCGCTCGACACTCGTGGTCGCGGAGATGGCGCTCGCACTGTTGTTGCTCGCCAGCGCGGGGCTCTTGGCGCGCAGCCTCGTTCGTTTGCTCGCCGTCGATCCCGGGTTCGACCCGAGCGACTTGATCACGATGCAGATCGAGGCGTCGGGACCTCGGTACGCCGCGAACGAAGCGGTGATCGACTTCCGGCAGCGTACGATCGACGCGGCCTTGGCCGTGCCGGGCGTGATCGGCGCAGCGGTGACCACGTCGGTCCCGTTGGGCGGCAACTTCGACATGTACGGCATCATCGCGCAGGACAGACCCCTCACGAACCCTGAGTTGTCGCCGTACGCGACCGGATATCGCGTCGTCGGCGACTACTTGAAGACGATGCGCATTCATCTCGTCGCCGGCCGCGATTTCACCGATCAGGATGCGCGGGACACATCGTCATCGGTCGCCGTCATCAGCGCGTCGCTTGCCAAAGCGTTGTGGGGCGCGGCCGATCGGAACGTTCTCGGAAGACAGATCTTCATTCCGAACGCGCGACACCACTGGTCCACGGTCATCGGTGTGTCCGCCGACGTGCATCACCAGTCGCTCGACGCCGACGATCGCCGAGCGTTTTACGTCCCCGAGTCGGCCTGGGGGTGGGCGAATGGCAGCGGCGTGCTCGTCGTGCGTACGCGCTCGTCGTCCGGGGCGCTTGTGCGCCAGGTACGCGCCGCGGTGTCGGCGGTCGATCCATCGCAGCCGGTCACCGACGTCCGTACGATGGACGTCGTCGTAGCATCGTCCGCCGCGCAACGTTCGCTTGCGCTCACGCTGTTCGGCACGTTCGCCGCGCTGGCGCTGCTGCTCTCGGCCGCGGGCATTTATGGTGTGTTGGCGGGCAGCGTCGCCGAACGAACGCGCGAGATCGGTTTGCGCAGCGCCCTCGGCGCGACGCCCGGCAACCTGCTGCGCATGGTGCTCTCTCGCGGGCTTGGCTTGGCCGCGATCGGAGTGATCCTCGGTTTGGTCGGCGCGCTTGCCACGACGCGCTACTTGCGCGCGCTGTTGTTCGGCGTCGGCCCCATGGATCCGCTCATGCTGGGCGGCGCGGCCGCAATTCTGCTCGTCGTTGCGGCGGCGGCGTGTCTCGTCCCGGCACGTCGAGCGATTCGCGTCGACCCGATGGAGGCGCTTCGCGAGTGA
- a CDS encoding PadR family transcriptional regulator — translation MEPLGDLEQIVLLAVLQSGDEAYGVPVQREVRLRARRDLTLGTIYKALSRLEAKGLVGSRVGEPTSERGGRAKRYYSVTAAGRRALKDNLFALRRMAAGLDVGLDTP, via the coding sequence ATGGAACCCCTCGGCGACCTCGAGCAGATCGTTCTCCTTGCCGTCCTCCAATCGGGTGACGAGGCCTATGGCGTGCCGGTGCAGCGGGAGGTCCGGCTGCGCGCACGGCGTGATCTCACGCTTGGCACGATCTACAAGGCGCTCTCTCGTCTCGAGGCGAAGGGGCTCGTCGGGTCGCGCGTCGGTGAGCCGACCTCCGAGCGCGGGGGCCGCGCGAAGAGGTACTACTCGGTGACCGCGGCGGGTAGACGTGCGCTGAAGGACAATCTGTTCGCGCTTCGTCGTATGGCAGCAGGACTCGATGTGGGACTCGATACCCCATGA
- a CDS encoding DUF2268 domain-containing putative Zn-dependent protease (predicted Zn-dependent protease with a strongly conserved HExxH motif), producing MRRFLTLAMLLVIGGLVSYQAYRSRGVIPGEVSDADVHRFVGAMHRISASDSACAALEDYFRGASRGLRAYESKLGLNRKTLCAAIRRSPARYASIEGKVSTLDSAVTRVDSIFARFREIYPAGRQPGVYFVVGAGMALGTTTHTSDPVVLIGVERAGDPARLASVVAHEFVHTQQDYPWIGILTGGPSFLRGTLLRQSIMEGSANLVAELVTGVPNRNEYAEAHEAELWSEFSREMHGKDYSRWLWNGGNPRRGDRPADLGYWIGYRITKSYYDRAADKPRAIHDILTIRDFDRFLTASGYAPVPPPHAPGAH from the coding sequence GTGCGCCGATTCCTTACACTTGCGATGCTTCTCGTGATCGGGGGCCTGGTTTCGTACCAGGCCTACCGGTCGCGCGGCGTCATACCGGGCGAGGTGAGCGATGCCGACGTGCACCGCTTCGTCGGCGCGATGCATCGGATATCGGCGAGCGATTCGGCGTGTGCCGCGCTCGAAGATTATTTCAGGGGGGCGTCGCGGGGGTTGCGGGCGTACGAGAGCAAGTTGGGACTGAACCGGAAAACGCTGTGCGCGGCGATCCGGCGGTCGCCGGCTCGGTACGCGTCGATCGAAGGGAAAGTGAGCACGCTCGACTCCGCGGTGACGCGGGTCGATTCGATCTTCGCGCGCTTTCGAGAGATTTACCCGGCGGGGCGACAGCCCGGCGTGTACTTCGTCGTCGGCGCGGGCATGGCGCTGGGCACGACGACGCACACCAGCGATCCGGTCGTCCTCATCGGCGTGGAGCGCGCGGGAGATCCGGCGCGCCTCGCGTCGGTCGTCGCGCACGAGTTCGTGCACACCCAGCAGGACTATCCGTGGATCGGCATCCTCACGGGCGGGCCGTCATTTTTGCGGGGCACCCTGCTCCGCCAATCGATCATGGAGGGGTCGGCCAATCTGGTCGCCGAGTTGGTGACCGGCGTTCCCAACCGGAACGAGTACGCGGAGGCGCACGAGGCAGAGCTTTGGTCCGAGTTCTCGCGCGAGATGCACGGCAAGGACTACAGCAGGTGGCTCTGGAACGGCGGCAATCCGCGGCGGGGCGATCGCCCCGCGGATCTCGGATATTGGATCGGATATCGAATCACGAAGTCGTACTACGACCGCGCCGCCGACAAGCCCCGTGCAATCCATGATATTCTGACCATCCGGGACTTCGATCGTTTTCTTACGGCGAGCGGGTACGCCCCCGTCCCCCCACCACACGCTCCGGGAGCGCACTAG